One genomic segment of Cryptococcus neoformans var. neoformans JEC21 chromosome 8 sequence includes these proteins:
- a CDS encoding cytoplasm protein, putative, which produces MPITLDFTGKLVLVTGGGRGIGLAISKALAEAGADVAISYTSKDATPVAKELSDKYGTKVRAFKCEITKSSEVDALVEEVKKEYGKDVDIGVANAGVSLWKDAHENTDEDFQSIFAVNTFGPYYLSRALVRSWLGLPVPVNSASDPIDVANMKNVDLKKQILFVSSISALVAMNPQRQSAYNASKGAVTMLAKSLAGEWSHIGVAINSISPGYVSTDMIANPPDATASTWVKEWEKRTPVGRFATADEIGGFVATLLSDKMGGMGFMAGSDIVVDGGYTIF; this is translated from the exons ATGCCAATTACTCTCGACTTTACCGGCAAACTCGTGCTCGTCACTGGAGGCGGACGAGGAATTGGTCTAGCAATCTCCAAGGCTCTTGCCGAAGCTGGCGCCGACGTTGCTATCAGTTACACTTCAAAGGATGCCACACCCGTCGCCAAGGAGCTGTCTGACAAGTATGGGACGAAAGTCAGGGCCTTCAAATGCGAGATCACGAAAAGTAGCGAGGTGGATGCGTTGGTtgaggaggtgaagaaggagtatGGTAAAGATGTTGATATCGGCGTTGCGAATGCTG GTGTATCACTCTGGAAAGACGCTCATGAGAACACCGATG AGGATTTTCAATCCATCTTCGCCGTCAATACCTTTGGGCCTTACTACCTTTCGCGTGCCCTCGTTCGATCCTGGCTTGGTCTGCCCGTACCCGTGAACTCTGCCAGCGACCCAATCGATGTCGCCAATATGAAGAACGTCGACCTCAAAAAACAAATTCTTTTTGTATCTAGTATCTCGGCGCTCGTGGCTATGAACCCTCAGAGACAATCAGCTTATAACGCAAGTAAAGGGGCTGTCACGATGCTGGCAAAG AGTTTGGCGGGCGAATGGTCTCATATTGGTGTTGCCATCAACTCAATTTCTCCT GGCTACGTGTCCACCGATATGATCGCCAATCCTCCCGACGCCACTGCCTCAACATGGGTCAAAGAATGGGAGAAGCGCACCCCTGTCGGCCG ATTCGCTACGGCCGACGAAATAGGAGGTTTCGTCGCTACGCTTTTGTCTGATAAGATGGGTGGGATGGGTTTCATGGCTGGGTCGGATATTGTGGTGGATGGAG GATACACCATCTTCTGA